One window of Cardiocondyla obscurior isolate alpha-2009 linkage group LG20, Cobs3.1, whole genome shotgun sequence genomic DNA carries:
- the LOC139110407 gene encoding repetitive organellar protein-like gives MSDDMEREINERSIARKLEEEEMKRKLTGIGIYDPGYSYTEMKELLEFVNDSQNTANITSDNKSVQERTQHSDNECLSDIISNINTQQKVASQECSEMPRPSYSYKNRMSPITHESKTVHYINSPECPVLFEARNSMHRHNSSDSDEIFEKPYDNTNSTHIMTRYGSLKSGTEKRMAQGAQDEIMQKLERWRLNPLDISIDKNDVPLKQPSRPLAQERAPFKHCKNIHKSDQCDRIICCMSQHLKDMADLWCDWRRPNINTIFQWGSPIQVDAANGSLDKKLLTDTKTEPSTAKCIYRDGYERVSKRKANTLITNSYRDSSTEDEDESRHDFVRVKKKPQLNHKSSNAACVTNHSQKTASNAVHSSSNDNIDIDIDNECVKYLSQKQINERDENVEENEMKKFVGRISPELTAHSKMITPPNPKMRLNLAKQKRGTGMSKLNVKTQHVNENKVIKQIKNKKENNTMTEEEIRKLTEDWNDDEEENVTIEINKIQPAPIPREIQYKLKKKQLSLYKTTKKMKTAVEEDESDEENQKKRLKFYEQCKEKELRKIENRNGSREHRLLSDNEAKSSKIDQESNVQNDALPDYASILIKDVSCPICNKLFSHNEIENHAADCEQFETCRKEDNNEDMDELECNVCGKFKTNIGVKYEEHVRLCIKNRNDQKHLYGSADTDTTSTSLFRNFIPISQQKHSEIDYLQQFPSNNTKDGHSNKKRKR, from the exons ATGTCTGATGACATGGAACGAGAGATAAATGAGAGATCAATCGCGAGGAAACTCGAAGAAGAGGAAATGAAACGCAAGCTGACGG GTATTGGAATATATGATCCAGGATATAGTTATACTGAAATGAAAGAATTACTTGAGTTTGTCAATGATTCTCAGAATACAGCAAATATCACTTCTGATAATAAAAGTGTGCAAGAg AGGACGCAACATTCCGATAATGAGTGCCTGTCAGATATTATATCCAACATAAATACACAACAAAAGGTAGCTTCACAAGAGTGTTCAGAGATGCCAAGACCTTCATACTCATACAAGAATCGTATGTCTCCAATCACACATGAATCTAAGACTGTACATTACATCAACAGTCCGGAATGTCCAGTACTTTTCGAAGCACGGAACTCGATGCACAGGCATAACAGTTCCGACAGTGACGAGATATTCGAGAAACCATACGACAACACCAACTCTACCCACATTATGACTCGATATGGCTCTCTGAAATCAGGAACAGAGAAAAGAATGGCACAGGGTGCGCAAGATGAAATTATGCAGAAGCTGGAAAGATGGCGATTAAATCCACTCGATATCAGCATCGACAAAAATGACGTGCCTTTAAAACAACCAAGTCGACCTTTGGCTCAGGAACGTGCGCCGTTTAAACATTGCAAGAACATACACAAGTCTGACCAGTGTGATCGCATAATATGCTGCATGAGCCAGCATTTGAAGGACATGGCAGATTTGTGGTGTGATTGGCGGCGCccaaatattaatacaatatttcaatGGGGGTCACCCATTCAG GTTGATGCCGCTAATGGTAGCTTGGATAAAAAACTCTTAACCGATACTAAGACTGAACCGAGCACAGCAAAATGTATATATCGGGATGGTTACGAGCGAGTTAGTAAACGTAAAGCGAATACTCTCATCACTAACTCGTACAGAGACAGCTCTACCGAGGATGAAGATGAAAGTCGGCATGACTTCGTTCGTGTTAAGAAAAAACCGCAATTGAACCATAAATCGAGTAACGCAGCGTGTGTTACGAATCATAGTCAGAAAACAGCATCAAACGCGGTTCACTCTTCCTCCAATGATAATATCGACATTGATATTGATAATGAatgtgttaaatatttatctcaAAAACAAATCAACGAAAGAGATGAAAATGTTGAAGAAAATGAGATGAAAAAATTTGTTGGAAGAATATCGCCTGAATTAACAGCACATTCTAAAATGATAACACCGCCTAATCCTAAAATGCGTTTGAATCTGGCTAAACAAAAACGAGGGACCGGCATGTCGAAATTAAATGTGAAGACGCAGCACGTCAATGAgaataaagttattaaacaaataaaaaataaaaaagaaaataatacaatgaCGGAAGAGGAAATCCGTAAACTGACGGAAGATTGGAACGACGACGAGGAAGAGAATGTTACAattgagataaataaaattcagccGGCGCCTATACCAAGAGAAATTCAATATAAACTAAAGAAAAAGCAATTATCACTTTATAAGACAacgaaaaaaatgaaaacagCGGTGGAGGAAGACGAAAGCGATGAGGagaaccaaaaaaaaagactgaaaTTCTATGAACAATGTAAGGAAAAGGAATTACGTAAAATAGAGAATAGAAATGGAAGTCGGGAGCATCGACTATTGTCCGATAACGAGGCTAAATCGTCCAAGATAGATCAa gagTCTAATGTACAGAATGATGCTCTGCCCGATTACGCATCTATTTTGATAAAGGATGTGAGCTGTCCtatatgcaataaattgtTTTCACATAATGAAATAGAGAATCATGCTGCTGATTGCGAGCAATTCGAAACGTGTAGAAAAGAAGATAATAACGAAGATATGGATGAATTGGAATGTAATGTATGCGGCAAGTTTAAGACGAACATTGGAGTGAAATATGAGGAACATGTTCGtctttgtataaaaaataggAATGATCAAAAGCATTTATATG gGTCTGCAGATACCGATACCACTTCTACCTcattatttcgcaattttataCCCATCAGTCAACAGAAACATTCCGAAATAGATTACTTACAACAGTTTCCATCCAATAATACTAAAGATGGACATTCTAATAAGAAAAGGAAACGCTGA
- the LOC139110415 gene encoding SPRY domain-containing SOCS box protein 3, translating to MDSTTNSQGAKTENDAVSPKHEWTWDETLSTSSVRLSNNNLNVIFHPVYSTGTAVAKGNKPLEKGRHHFWEILMATPICGTDVMVGVGTAYAELNNAGDDYCALLGRDRESWGFSYKGYLQHDGKTCKYGKRFDKDNLVGIHLDTWVGTLEFFINRQPLGVAFTKLNNVTLYPLVSSTMAQSIMQLTYSCSIPVTLQTTCLKVLSPSQKAHLSKTFPGLRYLTQNIFADILQGSVDCENEEDLEFPAEYIILDDFDYALVGLGVKKKKRL from the exons atggaTTCAACTACAAACAGTCAAGGTGCAAAGACAGAAAAtg ATGCTGTATCCCCAAAGCATGAATGGACATGGGATGAAACACTGTCAACCTCGTCGGTTAGGTtgtcgaataataatttaaatgttatatttcaTCCTGTATATAGTACTGGCACAGCTGTTGCAAAGGGTAACAAACCATTGGAGAAAGGAAGGCATCATTTTTGGGAAATTTTAATGGCAACTCCTATCTGTGGCACAGAtgtt ATGGTTGGTGTAGGAACTGCATATGCAGAACTTAACAATGCAGGTGATGATTATTGTGCTCTCCTTGGACGAGATCGAGAATCTTGGGGTTTTTCATATAAAGGATATTTGCAACATGATGGTAAGACATGTAAATATGGGAAAAGATTTGATAAAGATAACTTAGTAGGGATCCATCTTGATACCTGGGTTGGTACATTAGAATTTTTCATCAACAGACAACCATTGG GTGTGGCCttcacaaaattaaataacgttacACTTTATCCATTAGTAAGCTCTACAATGGCTCAATCTATTATGCAGTTAACTTATAGTTGTTCAATACCGGTAACTCTACAAACTACTTGTCTAAAAGTTTTGTCACCCTCACAGAAAGCACATCTTTCAAAAACGTTTCCTGGTTTGCGTTATCTTactcaaaatatttttgccgaTATATTACAAGGATCTGTTG attGCGAGAACGAAGAAGACCTTGAGTTTCCTGCcgagtatattattttagatgaTTTTGATTACGCCCTTGTAGGACTTggcgtgaaaaagaaaaaacgtttaTAA
- the Ogg1 gene encoding N-glycosylase/DNA lyase — protein sequence MTKLARGYLRMQNTCETRKKQGSIPCLFTELNLALTLHGGQSFRWTACDSGYRGVFNKCVWTLSQDKNRLLYTVEGQLKNSVDYDSILSEYFRLSVSLEKHYKEWAKADPHFKKCLDENNAVRILKQDVVENLFSFICSSNNNISRISNMVEKLCLLFGRKICSIEDKDYYDFPTIEVLKDKNVESILKREKFGYRAAYIVNAAERLSVLGGKDWLLKLERKNVLYQNAREQLMTLPGIGPKVADCICLMSLDHLDAIPVDTHIFQIAQANYLPHLKKQKTVTPKIHTEVSNYLRELWGPLAGWAQAIVFSTKINIKSKPIEKKKRKNNDDETVKQAKRSK from the exons ATGACCAAGCTTGCACGAGGTTATCTCAGAATGCAAAACACATGCGAGACGAGAAAGAAACAAGGCAGTATACCCTGTCTATTTACGGAACTGAATCTTGCTCTCACGTTGCATGGTGGCCAGAGTTTCAG atggACCGCTTGTGATTCTGGATACAGAGGTGTCTTCAACAAATGCGTTTGGACTTTATCTCAAGACAAAAATCGTCTTTTATATACTGTTGAAGGACAGTTAAAGAATTCTGTCGATTATGACAGTATTTTATCTGAATATTTTAGACTATCGGTATCTCTAGAAAAACATTATAAAGAGTGGGCAAAAGCAGATccacattttaaaaaatgtttggATGAAAATAATGCCGTTCGTATATTGAAGCAAGATGTTGTGGAGAATTTGTTCTCATTTATTTGTAGCTCTAATAATAACATATCaag gaTATCAAATATGGTTGAAAAATTGTGTTTGTTGTTCGGTCGTAAAATATGTTCGATTGAAGACAAAGATTATTACGATTTTCCAACGATAGaagttttaaaagataaaaatgtagaaagtatattaaaaagagaaaaatttggCTATCGTGCTGCGTATATAGTTAATGCCGCAGAGCGTTTATCAGTATTAGGTGGAAAGGATTGGTTGctaaaattagaaagaaaaaatgttttataccaAAATGCCAGAGAACAGCTGATGACTTTGCCAGGGATCGGTCCTAAAGTTGCCGATTGCATTTGTTTAATGTCTTTAGATCATTTAGATGCTATACCTGTTGATACTCATATTTTCCAAATAGCACAAGCAAATTATTTACcgcatttaaaaaaacaaaaaacagtTACCCCGAAAATTCATACCGAagtaagtaattatttaagagAATTGTGGGGTCCGTTAGCTGGATGGGCACAAGCTATTgtattttctacaaaaattaatatcaaatctAAACcaatcgaaaagaaaaaacgcaaaaataaCGATGACGAAACTGTAAAACAGGCAAAACGCTCAAAGTAA
- the LOC139110412 gene encoding uncharacterized protein → MNVSKRYPMLLLALGLIFTQSSVGASSRSTYFARSNVSSELVGTSSSRIISVIRILSDGQVEQLIQWSKGCAKESTITWGNTDVTLRQIWLRKSNRKLQLIYAGETLTDCIDEKLARWDDNECLPSSRGVYRYHDDDDEVSIEAFQLDGKDISRIPRDLSWLLSTLELRHQCDRMRMRVRGQALAQHRHRKYARLTNATASNEKQSRSRNRIRRELFMIPGTQWCGRGDRATKYTNLGGFGMADACCRKHDTTCPFYIPAFESRYGIFNWRISSMMHCTCDERFRTCLKMAGTASADFIGKIFFDVLQSKCFVLKPQKVCIKRSWWGKCQRHEYRKQAYVRDSVPY, encoded by the exons ATGAATGTGTCAAAGAG GTACCCGATGCTGCTGCTGGCATTGGGGTTGATTTTCACGCAATCGTCTGTCGGAGCTTCATCGCGAAGTACATATTTTGCACGATCGAATGTTTCGTCTGAGCTCGTCGGGACATCTTCCAGTCGCATTATTTCGGTTATCAGGATCTTGTCCGACGGACAAGTGGAGCAGCTCATCCAGTGGTCCAAAGGTTGCGCTAAGGAAAGCACTATCACTTGGGG aaatacaGACGTGACATTGCGACAAATCTGGCTTCGCAAGTCGAACAGAAAGCTGCAATTGATCTATGCCGGTGAAACATTGACTGATTGCATCGACGAGAAGCTCGCGCGGTGGGACGACAACGAGTGTTTGCCCAGCTCTCGCGGTGTCTATCGCTAtcacgatgacgatgacgaggTGTCGATCGAGGCATTCCAACTGGACGGTAAGGACATTTCGAGAATACCCCGTGATCTCTCTTGGCTGTTGTCGACATTGGAGCTTCGTCATCAGTGCGATCGCATGAGGATGCGAGTGCGAGGCCAAGCCTTGGCTCAACATCGACATAG aaaataCGCACGATTAACGAATGCGACAGCGAGTAATGAAAAGCAAAGTCGGAGTCGAAATCGGATTCGAAGAGAATTATTTATGATACCGGGAACGCAGTGGTGTGGCCGTGGTGACCGTGCTACCAAGTACACCAATCTGGGCGGCTTCGGCATGGCTGATGCCTGTTGCCGCAAGCACGACACGACTTGTCCTTTTTACATACCGGCATTCGAATCGCGTTACGGCATTTTCAATTGGAGAATTTCGAGCATGATGCATTGCACCTGCGATGAGCG aTTTCGCACATGTTTAAAAATGGCTGGAACTGCGTCAGCAGATTTTATaggaaaaatcttttttgaCGTGCTACAATCAAAATGTTTTGTTTTAAAGCCGCAGAAGGTTTGCATAAAACGGTCTTGGTGGGGTAAATGTCAACGTCATGAATATCGAAAGCAGGCCTACGTACGAGACAGTGTTCCTTACTAA